One genomic region from Rosa rugosa chromosome 1, drRosRugo1.1, whole genome shotgun sequence encodes:
- the LOC133725366 gene encoding uncharacterized protein LOC133725366 isoform X1 yields the protein MLLPVSGSVMNTMMDDMNLIQQAQRHHLVVRELGEEIDLEIGPGDDDPSFANTPLIGGPTREPSVEDNDESKNMVMISQLRGHDQDMSKAQPAKRKKKVVKRWREEWADTYKWAYVDVKEGTARIFCSICREYGRKHRRNPYGNEGSRNMQMSALEEHNNSLLHKEALRLQLASKDKIIVDKPIYVKALMSKTAGSIVEAALKRDPNEVEFIQSVQEVVHALERVIAKNSHYVNIMERLLEPERMIVFRVPWVDDRGETHVNRGFRVQFNQALGPCRGGFRFHPSMSLSVAKFLAFEQTLRNALSPYKIGGAAGGSDFDPKGKSDNEVMRFCQSFMNEIYRYLGIDKDLPSEEMGVGTREMGYLFGQYRRLAGHFQVPETLGSFTGPRIFWPGSSLRTEATGYGLVFFAQLLLADLNKDFKGIRCVVSGCGKIALHVLEKLIAYGALPVTVSDSKGYLADEEGFDYDKIALLREIKTQQRSLRDYSKTYARAKYYDEAKPWNERCDVAFPCATQNEIDQSDAMNLVNSGCRILVEGSNMPCTPEAVDVLRKSNVLIAPAVAAGAGGVVAGEFELNHECNSVNWSPQDFESKLQEAIKQTYQRSLKAALDFGYSKESPEYLVHGAVISAFLTLAQAMTDQGCV from the exons ATGTTGCTTCCGGTCAGCGGATCAGTGATGAATACCATGATggatgatatgaacttgatccaGCAAGCACAGAGACATCATTTAGTGGTTAGGGAGCTTGGAGAAGAAATTGATTTAGAAATTGGACCGGGGGATGATGATCCTTCATTTGCAAACACCCCCCTCATTGGTGGTCCAACACGAGAGCCTTCTGTTGAGGACAATGATGAGAGCAAAAATATGGTAATGATTTCTCAACTCCGTGGTCATGATCAAGATATGTCAAAGGCACAACCggcaaaaaggaagaaaaaggttGTGAAAAGATGGAGAGAGGAATGGGCTGATACCTACAAATGGGCTTATGTTGATgtcaaggaagggacagctagGATATTTTGCTCTATATGTAGAGAGTACGGTAGGAAGCATAGAAGAAATCCCTATGGAAATGAGGGTAGCCGAAATATGCAGATGAGTGCACTTGAGGAACACAATAATAGTTTGCTTCACAAAGAGGCACTGCGCCTTCAGTTGGCCTCCAAGGATAAGATTATTGTTGACAAACCCATTTATGTCAAAG CTCTTATGTCAAAAACGGCTGGATCAATTGTTGAAGCTGCACTGAAAAGGGATCCTAATGAGGTTGAGTTCATACAATCGGTGCAGGAAGTAGTTCATGCTTTAGAAAGAGTGATCGCAAAAAATTCTCA TTATGTAAACATCATGGAGCGGTTGTTAGAGCCTGAGAGAATGATTGTATTCCGAGTTCCATGGGTGGATGATAGAGGTGAGACACATGTTAACCGAGGATTTCGGGTACAATTTAACCAGGCTTTGGGTCCCTGTAGGGGTGGTTTCAGATTTCATCCTTCTATGAGCTTGAGCGTTGCCAAGTTTCTTGCATTTGAACAG ACTTTAAGGAATGCTTTGTCACCGTACAAAATTGGAGGGGCAGCAGGTGGAAGTGATTTTGATCCAAAGGGAAAAAGTGATAATGAG GTGATGCGTTTTTGTCAAAGTTTTATGAATGAGATCTATCGCTATTTGGGTATTGACAAG GACCTTCCTTCAGAGGAGATGGGTGTTGGAACTCGGGAAATGGGATATCTTTTCGGACAATATAGACGTCTAGCTGGTCATTTTCAGGTACCAGAAACACTG GGAAGTTTTACGGGGCCAAGGATATTTTGGCCTGGCTCTAGCCTTCGCACTGAAGCTACTGGATATGGTCTG GTTTTCTTTGCACAGCTCTTGCTTGCAGACCTGAATAAAGATTTTAAAGGAATAAG ATGTGTTGTAAGCGGCTGTGGAAAGATTGCATTGCATGTCCTGGAGAAGCTTATTGCATATGGTGCTCTTCCTGTTACAGTTTCTG ATTCAAAGGGTTATTTGGCGGATGAAGAAGGGTTTGATTATGACAAAATCGCACTTCTGAGAGAAATAAAAACTCAACAGAGAAGTTTGAG AGACTATTCGAAAACATATGCTCGAGCTAAGTATTATGATGAAGCGAAACCTTGGAATGAAAGGTGTGATGTCGCGTTTCCTTGTGCTACCCAGAATGAAATTGATCAGTCTGATGCCATGAATCTGGTCAATTCAGGTTGTCGTATACTAGTAGAAG GTTCAAATATGCCGTGTACACCAGAGGCTGTTGATGTTCTAAGAAAATCTAATGTTCTAATTGCTCCTGCAGTGGCTGCTGGTGCTGGTGGG GTAGTTGCTGGAGAATTTGAATTGAACCATGAGTGTAATTCAGTGAACTGGTCACCGCAGGACTTTGAGTCTAAGCTACAG GAAGCAATAAAACAAACTTATCAGAGATCCCTTAAAGCAGCGCTTGACTTTGGCTACTCCAAAGAAAGTCCCGA GTATTTGGTACATGGAGCAGTCATTTCTGCTTTTCTGACTCTTGCTCAAGCTATGACGGATCAGGGTTGTGTATAG
- the LOC133725366 gene encoding uncharacterized protein LOC133725366 isoform X2: MLLPVSGSVMNTMMDDMNLIQQAQRHHLVVRELGEEIDLEIGPGDDDPSFANTPLIGGPTREPSVEDNDESKNMVMISQLRGHDQDMSKAQPAKRKKKVVKRWREEWADTYKWAYVDVKEGTARIFCSICREYGRKHRRNPYGNEGSRNMQMSALEEHNNSLLHKEALRLQLASKDKIIVDKPIYVKALMSKTAGSIVEAALKRDPNEVEFIQSVQEVVHALERVIAKNSHYVNIMERLLEPERMIVFRVPWVDDRGETHVNRGFRVQFNQALGPCRGGFRFHPSMSLSVAKFLAFEQTLRNALSPYKIGGAAGGSDFDPKGKSDNEVMRFCQSFMNEIYRYLGIDKDLPSEEMGVGTREMGYLFGQYRRLAGHFQGSFTGPRIFWPGSSLRTEATGYGLVFFAQLLLADLNKDFKGIRCVVSGCGKIALHVLEKLIAYGALPVTVSDSKGYLADEEGFDYDKIALLREIKTQQRSLRDYSKTYARAKYYDEAKPWNERCDVAFPCATQNEIDQSDAMNLVNSGCRILVEGSNMPCTPEAVDVLRKSNVLIAPAVAAGAGGVVAGEFELNHECNSVNWSPQDFESKLQEAIKQTYQRSLKAALDFGYSKESPEYLVHGAVISAFLTLAQAMTDQGCV; the protein is encoded by the exons ATGTTGCTTCCGGTCAGCGGATCAGTGATGAATACCATGATggatgatatgaacttgatccaGCAAGCACAGAGACATCATTTAGTGGTTAGGGAGCTTGGAGAAGAAATTGATTTAGAAATTGGACCGGGGGATGATGATCCTTCATTTGCAAACACCCCCCTCATTGGTGGTCCAACACGAGAGCCTTCTGTTGAGGACAATGATGAGAGCAAAAATATGGTAATGATTTCTCAACTCCGTGGTCATGATCAAGATATGTCAAAGGCACAACCggcaaaaaggaagaaaaaggttGTGAAAAGATGGAGAGAGGAATGGGCTGATACCTACAAATGGGCTTATGTTGATgtcaaggaagggacagctagGATATTTTGCTCTATATGTAGAGAGTACGGTAGGAAGCATAGAAGAAATCCCTATGGAAATGAGGGTAGCCGAAATATGCAGATGAGTGCACTTGAGGAACACAATAATAGTTTGCTTCACAAAGAGGCACTGCGCCTTCAGTTGGCCTCCAAGGATAAGATTATTGTTGACAAACCCATTTATGTCAAAG CTCTTATGTCAAAAACGGCTGGATCAATTGTTGAAGCTGCACTGAAAAGGGATCCTAATGAGGTTGAGTTCATACAATCGGTGCAGGAAGTAGTTCATGCTTTAGAAAGAGTGATCGCAAAAAATTCTCA TTATGTAAACATCATGGAGCGGTTGTTAGAGCCTGAGAGAATGATTGTATTCCGAGTTCCATGGGTGGATGATAGAGGTGAGACACATGTTAACCGAGGATTTCGGGTACAATTTAACCAGGCTTTGGGTCCCTGTAGGGGTGGTTTCAGATTTCATCCTTCTATGAGCTTGAGCGTTGCCAAGTTTCTTGCATTTGAACAG ACTTTAAGGAATGCTTTGTCACCGTACAAAATTGGAGGGGCAGCAGGTGGAAGTGATTTTGATCCAAAGGGAAAAAGTGATAATGAG GTGATGCGTTTTTGTCAAAGTTTTATGAATGAGATCTATCGCTATTTGGGTATTGACAAG GACCTTCCTTCAGAGGAGATGGGTGTTGGAACTCGGGAAATGGGATATCTTTTCGGACAATATAGACGTCTAGCTGGTCATTTTCAG GGAAGTTTTACGGGGCCAAGGATATTTTGGCCTGGCTCTAGCCTTCGCACTGAAGCTACTGGATATGGTCTG GTTTTCTTTGCACAGCTCTTGCTTGCAGACCTGAATAAAGATTTTAAAGGAATAAG ATGTGTTGTAAGCGGCTGTGGAAAGATTGCATTGCATGTCCTGGAGAAGCTTATTGCATATGGTGCTCTTCCTGTTACAGTTTCTG ATTCAAAGGGTTATTTGGCGGATGAAGAAGGGTTTGATTATGACAAAATCGCACTTCTGAGAGAAATAAAAACTCAACAGAGAAGTTTGAG AGACTATTCGAAAACATATGCTCGAGCTAAGTATTATGATGAAGCGAAACCTTGGAATGAAAGGTGTGATGTCGCGTTTCCTTGTGCTACCCAGAATGAAATTGATCAGTCTGATGCCATGAATCTGGTCAATTCAGGTTGTCGTATACTAGTAGAAG GTTCAAATATGCCGTGTACACCAGAGGCTGTTGATGTTCTAAGAAAATCTAATGTTCTAATTGCTCCTGCAGTGGCTGCTGGTGCTGGTGGG GTAGTTGCTGGAGAATTTGAATTGAACCATGAGTGTAATTCAGTGAACTGGTCACCGCAGGACTTTGAGTCTAAGCTACAG GAAGCAATAAAACAAACTTATCAGAGATCCCTTAAAGCAGCGCTTGACTTTGGCTACTCCAAAGAAAGTCCCGA GTATTTGGTACATGGAGCAGTCATTTCTGCTTTTCTGACTCTTGCTCAAGCTATGACGGATCAGGGTTGTGTATAG